Proteins from one Nakamurella multipartita DSM 44233 genomic window:
- a CDS encoding FAD-dependent oxidoreductase produces MDTGTTSNRTVECDLLVAGGGAGGLSAAVTAAHQGLDVIVVDKASTLGGATAWSGGWMWAPLNPLSRADGIVEDVDEPRTYLKHALGENYDEPRVEALLANAPKMVDFFENQTSLQFVSGTWIADILGDLPGAGTGGRSVGPKPINARKLRKDLRALVRPQLYETSFLGMGIMAGPDLQAFLHATADVKSFFHAAWRVAFHVWDLLTQRRGMQLVNGPALIARLIKSADEAGVRMWVDSPVMQLLTDTSTDNENDIDTDGRVTGALVQHPSGPVTIRARRGVVLATGGFPRDVYRRAEFYPRTPTGREHWTLAPAETTGDGITVAERVGAALDTSLASPAAWCPVSLVPYRNGRVGTYPHIVDRGKPGLIAVTATGRRFVNEADGYYQFTTAMIDAAPEGEPVQAWLICDHAFQRRYPFGMAKPFPVPTFPYLRNGYMKRGKTLGELAVKCGIDPAGLERTVAEFNTHARLGQDPEFGRGRTVFNRGSGDKDHGPNPSLAPLEQGPFYAIRVLPGSFGTFYGLRADADARVLRADGSVIPGLYAAGSDQANVMGGHYPSGGINIGPAMTFGYIAGRHAAGDR; encoded by the coding sequence GTGGACACGGGTACGACGAGCAACCGGACGGTGGAGTGCGACCTGCTGGTCGCCGGAGGGGGTGCGGGTGGCCTGTCCGCCGCGGTGACCGCCGCGCACCAGGGCCTGGACGTGATCGTCGTGGACAAGGCCTCCACCCTGGGCGGGGCGACCGCCTGGTCGGGCGGCTGGATGTGGGCGCCGCTCAATCCGCTGTCCCGGGCCGACGGCATCGTCGAGGACGTCGACGAGCCGCGCACCTACCTCAAGCACGCGCTGGGGGAGAACTACGACGAGCCGCGGGTCGAGGCCCTGCTGGCCAACGCCCCGAAGATGGTCGACTTCTTCGAGAACCAGACCAGCCTGCAGTTCGTCAGCGGCACCTGGATCGCCGACATCCTGGGCGACCTGCCCGGCGCCGGCACCGGCGGCCGCTCGGTCGGGCCCAAGCCGATCAACGCCCGCAAGCTGCGCAAGGACCTGCGGGCGCTGGTCCGCCCCCAGCTGTACGAGACCTCGTTCCTGGGCATGGGCATCATGGCCGGCCCGGACCTGCAGGCGTTCCTGCACGCCACGGCCGACGTCAAGTCCTTCTTCCACGCCGCCTGGCGGGTCGCCTTCCATGTCTGGGATCTGCTCACCCAGCGGCGCGGCATGCAGCTGGTGAACGGCCCGGCCCTGATCGCGCGGCTGATCAAGTCCGCCGACGAGGCCGGCGTGCGGATGTGGGTCGACTCACCGGTGATGCAGCTGCTGACCGACACCAGCACCGACAACGAAAACGACATCGACACCGACGGGCGGGTCACCGGCGCGTTGGTGCAGCACCCGTCCGGCCCGGTGACCATCCGCGCGCGGCGCGGGGTGGTGCTGGCCACCGGCGGCTTCCCCCGCGACGTCTACCGGCGGGCCGAGTTCTACCCGCGCACCCCGACCGGCCGTGAGCACTGGACCCTGGCCCCGGCCGAGACCACCGGCGACGGGATCACCGTGGCCGAACGGGTGGGCGCCGCGTTGGACACCTCGCTGGCCTCTCCGGCGGCCTGGTGCCCGGTCTCGCTGGTCCCGTACCGCAACGGGCGGGTGGGCACCTACCCGCACATCGTCGACCGGGGCAAGCCCGGCCTGATCGCGGTGACGGCCACCGGCCGCCGGTTCGTCAACGAGGCCGACGGCTACTACCAGTTCACGACGGCGATGATCGATGCCGCCCCCGAGGGTGAGCCGGTGCAGGCCTGGCTGATCTGCGACCACGCGTTCCAGCGGCGGTACCCGTTCGGCATGGCCAAGCCGTTCCCGGTGCCCACCTTCCCGTACCTGCGGAACGGTTACATGAAGCGCGGCAAGACCCTGGGCGAGCTGGCCGTCAAGTGCGGGATCGACCCGGCCGGCCTGGAGCGGACGGTGGCCGAGTTCAACACCCACGCCCGGCTCGGGCAGGACCCCGAGTTCGGCCGCGGGCGCACCGTCTTCAATCGCGGCTCCGGCGACAAGGACCACGGCCCCAACCCGTCGTTGGCCCCGCTGGAGCAGGGTCCGTTCTACGCGATCCGGGTGCTGCCCGGCAGTTTCGGCACGTTCTACGGCCTGCGCGCGGACGCCGACGCTCGGGTGCTGCGGGCCGACGGGTCGGTGATCCCGGGCCTGTACGCGGCCGGCAGCGATCAGGCGAACGTGATGGGCGGGCATTACCCGTCGGGCGGCATCAACATCGGCCCGGCCATGACGTTCGGCTACATCGCCGGCCGGCACGCCGCCGGCGACCGCTAG